Proteins from a genomic interval of Fusarium oxysporum Fo47 chromosome I, complete sequence:
- a CDS encoding WD40-repeat-containing domain protein — translation MVVKEFLDSDRVNFLVWRFVTTSHYRETAAKFQKEWHVKQPHREFAFAPHVKSHALVSVINRGLVYHALEREHLRKLVSNLFGESLQSIESQFPKRSEADKIHHMQLPQDAAAEAADSLQMGIFGPLDAHPQGRIEADEEEDAEGEEIIEEEVTRKRAPQQLSNVSPAKRQRLSNGLENGADAPAAVTVPASAPTATTATGTGTDSTTAAPAPVTTPMEIDNQPDNHAYPSPLEGEQAPEPMVRTDGPEQGTQVDKVEELAPETTFIRLVYDGQNQIQGNRGATPSPSSPSGQDNAPILLRCEWNPRDPSILAAGGTDALARVWTVPRAGPIEPGQDHVSLQGHSLIDRDVPRDTITTAMSWTSDGAAIAVATDSRNHASINVWSAEGAHLQSMELSEPPIIKMLWNPNNTALLAISPDKGGTLITVHYPPAGNSLSYVLPDHNIDATPFDAAWTGEAEFLLCGGDLMLCLQCTETTIVQARKFETKDDDLFSQVLFDGRSRLAATSSDKGTLDLWDESGQRRSISAHQGTITAMQWQPLPENQSGPDDERLIATGGDDCAILIWNARMPESKPKCFLTMDSPIMRLAFTPDGAFIAGATSTQILIWKVGSYAVPRASWSRPVHPGWLSPKASAETDEEDEHCLCWDADGHKLAYGSNSRVSQGMVPYVQLHSANT, via the exons ATGGTCGTTAAGGAATTCCTCGACTCGGATAGAGTCAACTTTCTTGTTTGGAGGTTCGTCACTACTTCGC ATTATCGAGAGACTGCTGCCAAATTTCAAAAGGAGTGGCACGTCAAGCAACCTCACAGGGAATTCGCCTTTGCGCCCCACGTCAAGAGCCATGCATTGGTTTCAGTGATTAATCGTGGCCTTGTTTACCACGCGCTTGAGCGTGAGCATTTACGGAAACTGGTAAGTAATCTTTTTGGGGAATCATTGCAATCTATCGAGA GCCAATTTCCAAAACGGTCAGAGGCTGACAAAATTCACCATATGCAGCTGCCTCAGGATGCAGCAGCGGAAGCAGCCGACTCGCTGCAGATGGGCATTTTTGGACCTCTGGACGCGCATCCACAAGGAAGAATTGAGGcagacgaagaggaagatgcgGAAGGAGAGGAAATTATCGAAGAGGAGGTTACGAGGAAACGTGCCCCTCAGCAATTATCGAATGTGTCGCCAGCAAAACGACAACGGTTAAGCAATGGGTTGGAGAATGGCGCCGATGCACCGGCTGCAGTAACGGTgccagcatcagcaccaacggcaacaacagcaacaggaacaggaacgGATTCCACCACAGCAGCACCGGCACCAGTAACGACACCTATGGAAATTGACAACCAGCCTGATAACCATGCATATCCTTCACCTCTCGAGGGTGAGCAAGCGCCAGAGCCAATGGTGCGGACTGACGGCCCTGAACAGGGTACCCAGGTAGACAAGGTCGAGGAGCTGGCTCCCGAGACGACCTTTATCCGTTTGGTATATGACGGCCAGAATCAAATTCAGGGAAACCGAGGCGCTACGCCATCACCTTCCTCGCCCTCTGGGCAAGACAATGCTCCCATCCTTTTGCGATGCGAGTGGAACCCAAGAGATCCGTCCATCCTCGCAGCTGGTGGCACCGATGCGCTAGCCCGTGTTTGGACAGTCCCTCGCGCGGGCCCCATCGAGCCGGGCCAAGATCACGTGTCACTTCAAGGTCACTCCCTTATCGATCGTGATGTGCCCCGCGATACCATAACGACGGCCATGTCGTGGACCAGCGATGGCGCTGCAATTGCAGTAGCCACAGACTCGAGGAACCATGCCTCGATCAATGTGTGGTCCGCTGAAGGCGCACATTTGCAGTCAATGGAATTATCAGAGCCTCCAATCATCAAGATGCTATGGAACCCTAACAACACAGCTCTACTAGCCATTTCCCCGGACAAGGGTGGTACTCTTATTACCGTTCACTACCCGCCCGCTGGAAACTCTCTGTCATATGTCCTCCCGGACCACAATATTGATGCTACACCTTTCGATGCAGCGTGGACTGGAGAAGCAGAATTCTTGCTATGTGGTGGCGACCTAATGCTATGCCTCCAATGCACAGAAACAACGATAGTGCAGGCCAGAAAGTTTGAGACCAAGGACGACGATCTATTTTCCCAGGTCCTTTTCGACGGACGTTCGCGACTGGCCGCTACGTCCAGCGACAAGGGCACACTTGAC CTGTGGGATGAGAGTGGTCAGCGAAGGTCCATCTCTGCGCACCAAGGCACCATTACTGCGATGCAATGGCAGCCTCTGCCCGAAAACCAATCTGGACCTGACGACGAGCGTTTAATTGCGACTGGAGGAGACGACTGTGCAATTCTTATCTGGAATGCTCGAATGCCCGAAAGCAAGCCCAAGTGCTTCTTGACCATGGATTCACCAATTATGAGGCTCGCTTTCACGCCAGACGGTGCATTTATCGCGGGCGCGACATCAACTCAGATCTTGATTTGGAAAGTTGGAAGCTACGCTGTGCCGCGAGCAAGCTGGAGTCGACCGGTGCATCCAGGCTGGCTCAGCCCCAAGGCCAGTGCCGAGAcggacgaagaagatgagcacTGCTTGTGCTGGGATGCTGATGGCCATAAATTGGCCTATGGCTCCAATAGCAGGGTGAGTCAGGGGATGGTACCATATGTTCAGTTGCACTCTGCTAACACTTGA